In the Flavobacteriales bacterium genome, AGCACTATCTGCCAAATGCACTATATTTTTTGTTGTAGCACGTTATTTTATTCTTACTTCATCAACTTCAACTCTAACTCTATCATAATCAGGGTTGTTTTTATGCATAATTTCAAATTCTTTGGACATTCCAGGTAATAAATCTTCTAAATCATTATCAATATCTGTGTCAAGAACATTTCCATAATCATCAAGATAGTATGCTTTAATTTTAAAATATCTTATTGTCC is a window encoding:
- a CDS encoding FxLYD domain-containing protein, whose product is TIRYFKIKAYYLDDYGNVLDTDIDNDLEDLLPGMSKEFEIMHKNNPDYDRVRVEVDEVRIK